A window from Pseudooceanicola algae encodes these proteins:
- a CDS encoding thymidine phosphorylase: MDARRILLDLQQGRVPSREALGWFAQGLADGAVSDAQAGAFAMAVLLNGIGDEGRVALTLAMRDSGQVLEWDLPGPVLDKHSTGGIGDCVSLVLAPMLAACGAYVPMISGRGLGHSGGTLDKMEAIPGLTTQLGEAAFRRVVAQTGCAIVSATRDIAPADRRLYAVRDVTSTVASLDLITASILSKKLAAGLDALVLDVKCGSGAFMKTREAAGALARALASTANAAGCPTEALLTDMSQPLAADMGNALEVAAAMRVLTGEERGRLAELSIALGAGLLVAGKLAPDREEAAMQLEISLTSGAAAERFARMVAAMGGPRDFLESWRNLLPEATVIREVPAPRSGHVSAIDGEALGLAVVDLGGGRMVESDVIDGAVGLSDLVRIGQPVVAGQPLARVHGAREGSAEAALQSVLSAITITDGAPTPAPLVLERITE; this comes from the coding sequence ATGGATGCAAGACGCATATTGCTGGATCTGCAACAGGGTCGCGTGCCGTCGCGAGAGGCGCTTGGCTGGTTCGCGCAAGGCCTCGCCGATGGCGCGGTCAGCGATGCCCAGGCCGGGGCCTTTGCCATGGCGGTGCTGCTGAACGGGATCGGGGACGAGGGCCGCGTGGCCCTGACCCTTGCCATGCGCGATTCCGGTCAGGTGCTGGAATGGGATCTGCCTGGCCCGGTGCTGGACAAGCATTCCACCGGCGGGATCGGGGATTGCGTCAGCCTGGTGCTGGCCCCGATGCTGGCCGCCTGCGGGGCCTATGTGCCGATGATCTCGGGGCGGGGGCTGGGCCATAGCGGCGGGACCCTCGACAAGATGGAGGCAATCCCCGGCCTGACCACCCAACTTGGCGAAGCTGCCTTTCGGCGGGTCGTCGCGCAAACCGGTTGCGCCATTGTTTCGGCGACCAGGGACATCGCCCCGGCGGATCGTCGTCTTTACGCGGTGCGCGACGTGACATCGACCGTGGCCAGCCTTGACCTGATCACCGCCTCGATCCTGTCCAAGAAACTGGCCGCCGGACTGGATGCGCTGGTGCTGGACGTGAAATGCGGCTCCGGGGCCTTCATGAAGACACGCGAGGCTGCTGGCGCGCTGGCCCGCGCGCTGGCCTCGACCGCCAATGCCGCCGGATGCCCGACCGAAGCCCTGCTGACCGACATGAGCCAGCCGCTGGCCGCCGACATGGGCAACGCGCTGGAAGTCGCCGCCGCCATGCGCGTCCTGACCGGCGAGGAACGCGGACGCCTGGCAGAGCTGAGCATTGCGCTTGGGGCCGGGTTGTTGGTCGCCGGAAAGCTGGCGCCAGACCGCGAAGAGGCCGCGATGCAGCTTGAGATCAGCCTGACCTCCGGCGCAGCGGCAGAGCGGTTCGCCCGAATGGTCGCGGCCATGGGCGGCCCTCGCGATTTCCTGGAAAGCTGGCGCAACCTGCTACCCGAAGCCACGGTGATCCGCGAAGTCCCGGCGCCGCGATCGGGCCATGTCAGCGCCATCGACGGTGAGGCGCTTGGACTTGCCGTGGTGGATCTGGGCGGCGGGCGCATGGTGGAAAGCGATGTGATCGACGGTGCCGTCGGCCTGTCGGACCTTGTTCGCATCGGCCAGCCGGTGGTGGCGGGCCAACCGCTGGCGCGGGTGCATGGCGCGCGCGAAGGCAGCGCCGAGGCGGCATTGCAGTCCGTCCTGTCCGCAATCACCATCACCGATGGCGCCCCGACGCCCGCACCGCTGGTCCTTGAAAGGATTACCGAATGA
- a CDS encoding cytidine deaminase: MDLLDAARAVRENAYAPYSNFKVGAAIRSASGAVYAGCNVENVAYPEGTCAEAGAIAAMVAAGETELTEVLVIADSPTPTPPCGGCRQKLVEFGGPDVRLTMVTSGGSTLETTLADILPGKFVADHMANS, translated from the coding sequence ATGGATTTGCTGGATGCCGCCCGCGCTGTGCGTGAAAACGCCTATGCGCCCTATTCCAACTTCAAGGTGGGGGCAGCGATCCGGTCGGCTTCGGGCGCGGTCTATGCGGGGTGCAACGTGGAAAACGTGGCCTATCCCGAAGGCACCTGCGCCGAGGCCGGGGCGATTGCCGCCATGGTCGCCGCCGGGGAAACCGAACTGACCGAAGTGCTGGTGATCGCCGACAGCCCGACGCCGACGCCGCCCTGCGGCGGCTGCCGTCAGAAACTGGTGGAATTCGGCGGGCCGGATGTGAGGCTGACCATGGTCACCAGCGGCGGCAGCACGCTGGAAACCACCCTTGCCGATATCCTGCCGGGCAAGTTCGTCGCAGACCACATGGCCAACAGCTGA
- a CDS encoding NADP-dependent malic enzyme translates to MSDTDKTSLRDAALNYHANPKPGKLEVRATKPLANGRDLSLAYSPGVAEACLEIKADPSTAAKYTSRGNLVAVVSNGTAVLGLGNIGALASKPVMEGKAVLFKKFAGIDCFDIEVDEKDPEKLADIVCALGPTFGAINLEDIKAPDCFIVEKICRERMNIPVFHDDQHGTAIVVGAAATNALRVAGKDFGDIKIVSTGGGAAGIACLNMLVKLGVKRENIWLCDIHGLVYEGREADMNPQKAAFAQASDKRQLDEVMDGADMFLGLSGPGVLKPELVAQMSAQPIIFALANPTPEIMPDLARAVAPDAIIATGRSDFPNQVNNVLCFPFIFRGALDVGATEINDEMQIACIEGIAELARKTTSAEAAAAYQGEKLTFGMDYLIPKPFDPRLSGVVSTAVARAAMETGVAERPIADLDAYAAQLNSSVFKSALFMKPVFEAAATAARRIVFAEGEDERVLRAAQQMLQETTELPILIGRPEVIEQRCQRAGITLRPGQDFEVVNPENDPRYRDYWTTYLGLMDRRGVTPDSARAILRTNTTAIGAIMVHREEADSLICGTFGEYRWHLNYVQQVLGNCSRRATGALSMMILEDGPLFLADTHVHSEPSPEHLAEIAMGAARHVKRFGLTPKVALCSRSQFGNLEGGSGARMRAAMDLLDSAPRDFFYEGEMNVDTALDPALRDRIFPASRFQGPANVLIFGDADTASGVRNILKMKGGGLEVGPILMGMRNCAHIVSPSTTARGLLNMSAIAGTPVDHYG, encoded by the coding sequence ATGTCTGATACCGACAAGACTTCCCTGCGCGACGCGGCGCTGAATTACCACGCCAACCCCAAGCCCGGCAAGCTGGAGGTCCGCGCGACCAAGCCGCTGGCGAACGGGCGCGACCTGTCGCTGGCCTATTCCCCCGGCGTCGCCGAAGCCTGTCTTGAGATCAAGGCCGACCCGTCGACGGCGGCCAAGTATACCTCGCGCGGGAACCTCGTCGCGGTGGTCTCGAACGGGACGGCGGTTCTGGGCCTTGGCAATATCGGCGCGCTGGCCTCCAAGCCGGTGATGGAAGGCAAGGCGGTCCTGTTCAAGAAATTCGCCGGGATCGATTGCTTCGACATCGAGGTCGACGAAAAGGACCCCGAGAAGCTGGCCGATATCGTCTGCGCCCTTGGCCCCACCTTCGGGGCGATCAACCTTGAGGACATCAAGGCGCCCGATTGCTTCATCGTCGAAAAGATCTGCCGCGAGCGGATGAACATCCCCGTCTTCCACGACGACCAGCACGGCACCGCCATCGTCGTCGGCGCTGCGGCCACCAATGCGCTGCGCGTCGCGGGCAAGGATTTCGGTGACATCAAGATCGTCTCGACCGGCGGCGGCGCGGCGGGCATTGCCTGCCTCAACATGCTGGTGAAGCTGGGCGTGAAGCGCGAGAACATCTGGCTTTGCGATATCCACGGGCTGGTCTACGAGGGGCGCGAAGCGGACATGAACCCGCAGAAGGCGGCCTTTGCGCAAGCCAGCGACAAGCGTCAGCTGGACGAGGTCATGGATGGCGCGGACATGTTCCTGGGCCTGTCCGGCCCCGGCGTTCTGAAACCCGAACTGGTGGCGCAAATGTCCGCGCAACCGATCATCTTTGCCCTGGCCAATCCGACGCCGGAAATCATGCCCGACCTCGCGCGCGCGGTGGCCCCGGATGCGATTATCGCCACCGGCCGGTCGGATTTCCCCAACCAGGTCAACAATGTCCTGTGCTTCCCCTTCATCTTCCGCGGGGCGCTGGACGTCGGCGCGACCGAGATCAACGACGAGATGCAGATCGCCTGCATCGAAGGGATCGCGGAACTGGCCCGCAAGACCACCAGCGCCGAAGCCGCTGCCGCCTATCAGGGTGAAAAGCTGACCTTCGGGATGGATTACCTGATCCCCAAACCCTTCGATCCGCGCCTCTCGGGCGTGGTCTCGACCGCCGTGGCACGGGCCGCGATGGAAACCGGCGTGGCCGAGCGTCCGATCGCGGATCTGGACGCTTATGCCGCGCAACTGAATTCCTCGGTCTTCAAGTCCGCGCTGTTCATGAAACCGGTGTTCGAGGCCGCCGCCACCGCCGCGCGCCGCATCGTCTTTGCCGAAGGCGAAGACGAACGGGTGTTGCGCGCCGCCCAGCAGATGTTGCAGGAAACCACTGAACTGCCGATCCTGATCGGCCGCCCAGAAGTGATCGAGCAACGCTGTCAGCGTGCCGGAATCACCCTGCGCCCCGGCCAGGATTTCGAGGTGGTGAACCCCGAAAACGACCCCCGTTACCGCGATTACTGGACGACCTATCTGGGCCTGATGGACCGGCGCGGCGTGACCCCGGACAGCGCGCGGGCGATCCTGCGAACCAATACCACCGCCATCGGCGCGATCATGGTACACCGTGAAGAGGCCGACAGCCTGATCTGTGGCACCTTCGGGGAATATCGCTGGCACCTGAACTACGTCCAGCAGGTGCTGGGCAATTGCAGCCGCCGGGCCACCGGCGCGCTGTCGATGATGATCCTGGAAGACGGCCCGTTGTTCCTGGCCGATACGCATGTGCACAGTGAACCTTCGCCCGAACACCTGGCCGAAATCGCCATGGGCGCCGCGCGCCATGTGAAACGCTTTGGCCTGACGCCCAAGGTGGCGCTGTGTTCGCGGTCGCAATTCGGCAACCTCGAGGGCGGTTCCGGCGCACGGATGCGGGCGGCGATGGATCTGCTGGACTCCGCGCCGCGCGATTTCTTCTACGAAGGCGAAATGAACGTCGACACCGCGCTGGACCCGGCGCTGCGCGACCGGATCTTCCCCGCCTCGCGTTTCCAGGGGCCGGCCAACGTGCTGATCTTCGGTGATGCGGACACCGCCTCCGGCGTGCGCAACATCCTCAAGATGAAGGGCGGCGGGCTGGAAGTCGGCCCGATCCTGATGGGGATGCGCAATTGCGCCCATATCGTGTCGCCCTCGACCACGGCGCGCGGATTGCTGAACATGTCGGCCATCGCCGGCACGCCTGTCGATCACTACGGCTAA
- a CDS encoding AMP-binding protein → MGYAETYAAWQADPEAFWMEAAGAIDWVRPPSKALFDDKAPLYEWFSDGLVNTCWNAVDRHVEAGRGDQIAIQHESPITHATKGITYAELQTRVASLAGALRQRGITKGDRVIIYMPMIPEALEAMLACARLGAVHSVVFGGFAANELAVRIDDCTPKAIIAASCGLEPNRVVHYKPLLDAAIDQAAHSPDFCVIFQREQEVAKLIEGRDLSWHGFQYGVEPADCVPVEGNHPAYILYTSGTTGQPKGVIRPTAGHLVALQWSMTNIYNIGAGDRFWAASDVGWVVGHSYICYGPLIAGAMTVVFEGKPVGTPHPGVFWRVIQNNRIKSFFTAPTALRAIKREDPDGTWIKRYAQHDLQAIYLAGERADPDTIEWAEKHFGVPVIDHWWQTETGWAIAANPLGLELLPFKSGSPSVPMPGYDVQVLGEDGHPVAPGTLGSIAIKLPLPPGTLPGLWNAEERFRESYLTTFPGFYETGDAGMIDTEGYLYVMARTDDVINVAGHRLSTGAMEEVLSAHPDVAECAVIGVADALKGQCPVGFLCLTSGVTRDPAEVVAECVTLMRDRIGPVAAFRNAVIVDRLPKTRSGKILRATMVKIADGAAFKPPATIDDPAILNEIAAALRTIGLATGEAAQTG, encoded by the coding sequence ATGGGTTATGCAGAAACCTATGCCGCCTGGCAGGCGGATCCGGAGGCATTCTGGATGGAAGCCGCCGGTGCCATCGACTGGGTTCGCCCCCCCAGCAAGGCGCTGTTCGATGACAAGGCACCGCTCTACGAATGGTTTTCGGACGGGTTGGTGAACACCTGCTGGAACGCGGTGGATCGCCATGTCGAGGCCGGGCGGGGCGACCAGATCGCCATCCAGCACGAAAGCCCGATCACCCATGCGACCAAGGGGATCACCTACGCCGAATTGCAGACCCGCGTCGCCTCCCTGGCCGGGGCGCTGCGTCAGCGCGGCATCACCAAAGGCGACCGGGTCATCATCTACATGCCGATGATCCCCGAGGCGCTGGAGGCCATGCTGGCCTGCGCCCGACTAGGCGCGGTGCATTCCGTGGTCTTCGGCGGTTTCGCGGCCAATGAACTCGCCGTGCGGATCGACGATTGCACACCGAAGGCGATCATCGCCGCCTCCTGCGGGCTGGAGCCGAACCGGGTCGTGCATTACAAACCCCTGCTGGATGCGGCCATCGACCAGGCCGCCCATTCCCCCGACTTCTGCGTCATCTTCCAGCGCGAACAGGAGGTCGCCAAGCTGATCGAGGGGCGCGACCTGTCCTGGCACGGCTTCCAATACGGGGTCGAGCCAGCCGACTGCGTCCCCGTCGAGGGCAATCATCCGGCCTATATCCTTTATACTTCGGGCACGACGGGCCAGCCCAAGGGGGTGATCCGCCCCACCGCCGGACACCTGGTCGCCTTGCAATGGAGCATGACCAATATCTACAACATCGGCGCCGGAGACCGCTTCTGGGCGGCCTCGGACGTGGGCTGGGTCGTCGGGCACAGCTATATCTGCTACGGCCCGCTGATCGCCGGAGCGATGACCGTGGTCTTTGAAGGCAAGCCCGTGGGCACCCCGCATCCCGGCGTCTTCTGGCGGGTGATCCAGAACAACCGCATCAAGAGCTTTTTCACCGCCCCCACCGCCCTGCGCGCCATCAAGCGCGAGGACCCGGACGGCACCTGGATCAAGCGCTATGCCCAGCACGATCTGCAGGCGATCTACCTCGCCGGGGAACGCGCCGATCCCGACACGATCGAATGGGCGGAAAAGCACTTCGGCGTGCCGGTGATCGACCATTGGTGGCAGACCGAAACCGGCTGGGCCATCGCCGCCAACCCGCTGGGGCTGGAATTGCTGCCGTTCAAAAGCGGCTCACCTTCGGTGCCGATGCCGGGCTACGACGTGCAGGTGCTGGGCGAGGACGGTCATCCCGTGGCGCCGGGCACGCTCGGCTCCATCGCAATCAAGCTGCCGCTGCCGCCGGGCACCCTGCCCGGTCTCTGGAACGCCGAAGAACGGTTCCGTGAAAGCTATCTCACCACCTTCCCCGGGTTTTACGAAACCGGCGATGCGGGGATGATCGATACAGAGGGCTATCTTTACGTGATGGCGCGCACCGATGACGTGATCAATGTAGCCGGGCACCGCCTGTCCACCGGCGCGATGGAAGAGGTCCTTTCCGCCCATCCGGATGTCGCGGAATGCGCGGTGATCGGGGTTGCCGATGCGCTGAAGGGGCAATGCCCGGTCGGCTTCCTGTGCCTGACCAGCGGCGTGACCCGCGACCCGGCCGAGGTGGTGGCCGAATGCGTCACCCTGATGCGGGACCGGATCGGCCCGGTGGCCGCCTTCCGCAACGCGGTGATCGTGGATCGCCTGCCCAAGACGCGCTCGGGCAAGATCCTGCGCGCCACCATGGTCAAGATCGCGGATGGCGCCGCCTTCAAGCCCCCCGCCACAATCGACGACCCCGCCATTCTAAACGAAATCGCCGCCGCCCTGCGAACCATCGGCCTTGCGACCGGCGAAGCAGCCCAAACAGGCTGA
- a CDS encoding CsbD family protein has product MNWDRIQGNWKQFKGQAQANWGELTNDDLDVVEGRREELVGKIQERYGIAKDEAERQVDDFTRTNV; this is encoded by the coding sequence ATGAACTGGGATCGCATTCAAGGTAACTGGAAGCAATTCAAGGGCCAGGCACAGGCCAACTGGGGCGAACTGACCAATGACGACCTCGATGTCGTCGAAGGCCGCCGCGAAGAACTGGTCGGCAAAATCCAGGAACGCTACGGCATTGCCAAGGACGAAGCCGAACGTCAGGTCGACGATTTCACACGTACCAACGTCTGA
- a CDS encoding NAD kinase, translated as MSIKLAFTAGRSTLAQAARKSLTARYGAVPEAEAEVIVALGGDGFMLTTLHRTMHLNVPVYGMNRGTVGFLLNEYSEDDLIERLEQAEEALLNPLAMKATRADGKVHEALAINEVSLIRAGPQAAKLRISVDGRVRMQELVCDGALVSTPAGSTAYNYSAHGPILPIGTDVLALTAIAPFRPRRWRGALLHKNATIRFDVLEPEKRPVMADADSRSVTNVLSVEVHSEPGIEHRILFDPGHGLEERLIQEQFV; from the coding sequence ATGAGCATCAAATTGGCGTTTACGGCCGGCCGCAGCACGCTGGCACAGGCGGCCCGCAAGAGCCTGACCGCCCGCTATGGCGCCGTCCCGGAAGCCGAGGCAGAGGTGATCGTGGCGCTTGGCGGTGACGGGTTCATGCTGACCACGCTGCATCGCACCATGCATCTGAACGTCCCGGTCTACGGCATGAACCGGGGCACGGTGGGCTTCCTGCTGAACGAATATTCCGAAGACGACCTGATCGAGCGCCTTGAGCAGGCCGAAGAGGCCCTGCTGAACCCGCTGGCCATGAAGGCGACCCGCGCCGATGGCAAGGTGCACGAGGCGCTGGCGATCAACGAGGTTTCGCTGATCCGGGCGGGGCCGCAGGCGGCCAAGCTGCGGATTTCGGTGGATGGCCGGGTCCGGATGCAGGAACTGGTCTGCGACGGCGCGCTGGTGTCCACGCCCGCGGGATCGACTGCCTATAATTATTCTGCCCATGGTCCGATCCTGCCGATCGGCACGGACGTGCTGGCCCTGACCGCCATCGCCCCCTTCCGCCCCCGGCGCTGGCGCGGGGCCTTGCTGCACAAGAACGCCACGATCCGCTTTGACGTGCTGGAACCGGAAAAGCGCCCCGTGATGGCCGATGCCGACAGCCGGTCGGTCACCAATGTGCTCTCGGTCGAGGTTCATTCCGAACCGGGCATCGAACATCGCATCCTGTTCGACCCCGGTCACGGGCTGGAAGAACGGCTGATCCAGGAACAATTCGTCTGA
- the glyA gene encoding serine hydroxymethyltransferase translates to MTDTGFFTEALDSRDPEIFGAIRKELGRQRDEIELIASENIVSRAVLEAQGSVMTNKYAEGYPGKRYYGGCQYVDIAEELAIERAKELFGCNFANVQPNSGSQMNQAVFLALLQPGDTFMGLDLNSGGHLTHGSPVNMSGKWFNVVSYGVRQQDELLDMEDIRAKALENKPKLIVAGGTAYSRVWDWQAFRDIADEVGAYLMVDMAHIAGLVAGGVHPSPIGIADVVTTTTHKSLRGPRGGMVLTNDEAIAKKINSAVFPGLQGGPLMHVIAAKAVAFKEALEPSFKDYAAQVVKNAQAMADQLMKGGINVVSGGTDNHLCLADLRPKGVTGKAAEKALGRACITCNKNGVPFDPEKPFVTSGIRLGAPAGTTRGFKEAEFRQIADWITEVVDGLAANGEEANAEVEAKVKAEVSALCAKFPLYPTL, encoded by the coding sequence ATGACCGACACCGGCTTTTTCACCGAGGCGCTGGATTCCCGCGACCCCGAGATCTTTGGCGCGATCCGCAAGGAACTGGGCCGCCAGCGCGACGAGATCGAACTGATCGCGTCCGAGAACATCGTCAGCCGCGCCGTGCTCGAGGCACAGGGCTCGGTCATGACCAACAAATATGCCGAAGGCTACCCGGGCAAGCGCTACTACGGTGGCTGCCAATACGTCGACATCGCCGAGGAACTGGCGATCGAACGCGCCAAGGAGCTGTTCGGCTGCAACTTTGCCAACGTCCAGCCCAACTCCGGCAGCCAGATGAACCAAGCCGTGTTCCTGGCGCTGCTGCAACCCGGTGATACCTTCATGGGTCTCGACCTGAACTCGGGTGGGCACCTCACGCACGGCTCGCCGGTGAACATGTCCGGCAAATGGTTCAACGTCGTCTCCTACGGCGTGCGTCAGCAGGATGAACTGCTGGACATGGAAGACATCCGCGCCAAGGCGCTGGAAAACAAGCCCAAGCTGATCGTCGCCGGCGGCACCGCCTATTCCCGTGTCTGGGACTGGCAGGCCTTCCGCGACATCGCGGACGAGGTCGGCGCCTACCTGATGGTCGACATGGCCCATATCGCCGGTCTGGTTGCGGGCGGTGTCCACCCCTCGCCCATCGGGATCGCCGATGTGGTCACCACCACCACCCACAAGTCCCTGCGCGGTCCGCGTGGCGGCATGGTGCTGACCAACGACGAAGCCATTGCCAAGAAGATCAACTCGGCCGTCTTCCCCGGTCTACAGGGCGGCCCGCTGATGCATGTCATCGCCGCCAAGGCCGTCGCCTTCAAGGAAGCCCTGGAGCCGTCGTTCAAGGATTACGCGGCGCAGGTCGTCAAGAATGCGCAAGCCATGGCCGATCAGCTGATGAAGGGCGGGATCAACGTCGTTTCGGGTGGCACAGACAACCACCTGTGCCTTGCGGACCTGCGTCCCAAGGGCGTGACCGGCAAGGCCGCCGAAAAGGCACTTGGCCGGGCCTGCATCACTTGCAACAAGAACGGCGTGCCCTTCGACCCCGAAAAGCCCTTTGTCACCAGCGGCATCCGTCTGGGCGCCCCGGCGGGCACCACCCGCGGCTTCAAGGAGGCCGAGTTCCGCCAGATCGCGGACTGGATCACCGAAGTGGTCGACGGGCTGGCCGCCAATGGCGAGGAAGCCAATGCCGAGGTCGAAGCCAAGGTCAAAGCCGAAGTGTCTGCGCTCTGCGCAAAATTCCCGCTCTACCCGACGCTCTGA
- a CDS encoding bifunctional riboflavin kinase/FAD synthetase, protein MRIVRDYQFVTDRDRGAVAAIGNFDGVHIGHRLVIDLARAEAARLGAPLGLITFEPHPRQLFAPASGDFRLTNAAARAHRLEKIGVEILYELNFNPALASLSPADFADKVLRGGLGLRHVIVGADFHFGKGRAGGVEDLKRFGAEMGFGVTIAPLVETDSQEVSSTAIRCALSEGRPRDAADMLGHWHRIEGLVIRGDQRGRDLGYPTANMSLKSLHKPKYGVYAVLVDVLDGPHKGSYQGAASLGMRPMFDGQEPNLETFLFDFRGDLYGSEISVALVDYLRPEEKFDSLEALIAQMDRDCAQSRDILNAT, encoded by the coding sequence ATGCGTATCGTCCGGGACTATCAATTCGTCACTGATCGCGATCGCGGCGCCGTCGCCGCGATCGGCAATTTCGACGGGGTTCACATCGGTCACCGGCTGGTGATCGACCTTGCCCGCGCCGAGGCCGCGCGCCTTGGCGCGCCGCTTGGGCTGATCACCTTCGAACCCCATCCACGTCAGCTTTTCGCGCCCGCCAGCGGAGATTTCCGCCTGACCAATGCCGCCGCCCGCGCGCATCGGCTGGAAAAGATCGGCGTCGAGATCCTGTACGAGCTGAACTTCAACCCCGCTCTTGCCTCGCTTTCCCCGGCGGATTTCGCCGACAAGGTGCTGCGCGGCGGTCTGGGGCTGCGCCATGTGATCGTCGGCGCAGATTTCCATTTCGGCAAGGGCCGGGCTGGCGGGGTCGAGGATCTGAAACGCTTTGGTGCAGAGATGGGCTTTGGCGTCACCATCGCGCCGCTGGTCGAAACCGACTCGCAAGAGGTATCTTCCACCGCGATCCGCTGCGCGCTTAGCGAAGGTCGCCCGCGCGATGCCGCAGACATGCTGGGCCATTGGCACCGGATCGAAGGCTTGGTGATCCGGGGCGATCAGCGCGGCCGTGACCTTGGCTATCCAACCGCGAACATGTCGCTGAAATCGCTGCACAAGCCGAAATACGGCGTCTATGCGGTGCTGGTCGATGTTCTGGATGGGCCGCACAAGGGCAGCTATCAGGGCGCGGCGTCCCTGGGAATGCGGCCGATGTTCGACGGGCAGGAACCGAACCTCGAGACCTTCCTGTTCGATTTCCGCGGCGATCTTTACGGCAGCGAGATCTCGGTCGCGCTGGTCGACTACCTGCGCCCCGAGGAAAAGTTCGACAGCCTCGAGGCGCTGATTGCGCAGATGGACCGGGATTGCGCGCAGAGCCGCGATATCCTGAACGCGACATGA
- a CDS encoding YcgN family cysteine cluster protein, whose product MSGIDRSGLRPRFWETVPLKKMTQAEWEALCDGCGKCCLNKLEDDETGEVAMTRVACRLLDDSTCLCAQYPIRHQFVPECISLTAKSLEKHLYWMPQTCAYKLLHEGEPLFDWHPLISGDPETVHAAGVTLRGQTVPEFEIDEDDWEDYIIEEPQ is encoded by the coding sequence ATGAGCGGGATCGACCGAAGCGGCCTGCGGCCCCGGTTCTGGGAAACCGTCCCGCTGAAGAAGATGACCCAGGCCGAATGGGAAGCGCTGTGCGACGGTTGCGGCAAATGCTGCCTGAACAAGCTGGAAGACGACGAAACCGGCGAGGTCGCCATGACCCGCGTCGCCTGCCGCCTGCTGGACGACAGCACCTGCCTCTGCGCGCAATATCCCATCCGGCATCAGTTCGTGCCCGAATGCATCTCTCTGACCGCGAAGAGCCTGGAAAAGCACCTCTACTGGATGCCCCAGACCTGCGCCTACAAACTGCTGCATGAAGGCGAGCCGCTGTTTGACTGGCATCCGCTGATCTCGGGCGATCCCGAAACCGTCCATGCCGCCGGGGTCACCCTGCGTGGCCAGACCGTGCCGGAGTTCGAGATCGATGAAGACGACTGGGAGGATTACATCATAGAGGAACCGCAATAG
- a CDS encoding threonine aldolase family protein: MYFASDNAGPAHPSILAAMTEANQGYAMPYGNDEIMDQVRDRLRDIFEAPEAAVYLVATGTAANALALATLCAPYQTVFCSPDAHIQNDECNAPEFYIGAGKLTLVGTGDKITPDALTAAMGDSPRISVHSAQPGPLSITQATEKGRVYSVAEIAALTDIAAAAGQKTHMDGARFANALVAQNCTPAEMTWRAGVDALSFGGTKNGCVGVEAVVIFDPEKAWEFELRRKRGAHLFSKHRYLSAQMLAYLEGDLWQDMARAANANMARLATGLRALPGAHLLQDPQANLTFAALPRAAHRRLQDAGAKYYLFGALDGDPDETVEARFVCDWSLPETEIDRFLDIAAG, from the coding sequence ATGTACTTTGCCTCGGACAACGCCGGGCCGGCCCATCCGTCCATTCTTGCTGCCATGACCGAAGCCAATCAGGGCTATGCCATGCCCTATGGCAATGACGAGATCATGGATCAGGTGCGCGACCGCCTGCGCGACATCTTCGAAGCCCCCGAGGCCGCCGTCTACCTTGTCGCCACCGGCACGGCCGCCAATGCCCTGGCGCTGGCGACCCTTTGTGCGCCCTATCAGACGGTCTTCTGCTCGCCCGATGCGCATATCCAGAACGACGAATGCAATGCCCCCGAATTCTATATCGGCGCGGGCAAGCTGACGCTGGTCGGCACGGGCGACAAGATCACGCCCGACGCCCTGACCGCCGCCATGGGCGACAGCCCCCGCATTTCCGTGCACAGCGCCCAGCCCGGTCCGCTGTCGATCACTCAGGCCACCGAAAAGGGCCGCGTCTACAGCGTTGCCGAAATCGCCGCCCTGACCGACATTGCCGCCGCCGCGGGCCAGAAGACCCACATGGACGGCGCGCGTTTCGCCAATGCGCTGGTGGCGCAGAATTGCACCCCGGCCGAGATGACCTGGCGTGCCGGTGTCGATGCGCTCAGCTTCGGTGGCACCAAGAACGGCTGCGTCGGGGTCGAGGCGGTGGTGATCTTCGATCCGGAAAAGGCCTGGGAATTCGAACTGCGGCGCAAGCGCGGCGCGCATCTGTTTTCCAAGCACCGCTACCTGTCGGCCCAGATGCTCGCCTATCTCGAAGGTGATCTCTGGCAGGACATGGCGCGCGCGGCCAATGCCAACATGGCGCGCCTTGCGACAGGTCTGCGCGCCCTGCCCGGAGCGCATCTGCTGCAGGATCCGCAGGCGAACCTGACCTTTGCCGCCCTGCCCCGCGCGGCCCATCGCCGCCTTCAGGACGCGGGCGCGAAATACTACCTGTTCGGCGCGCTCGACGGCGACCCCGACGAAACGGTCGAGGCCCGCTTCGTCTGTGACTGGTCCCTGCCCGAAACCGAGATCGACCGCTTTCTCGACATCGCCGCCGGTTGA